The following are encoded together in the Callithrix jacchus isolate 240 chromosome 19, calJac240_pri, whole genome shotgun sequence genome:
- the DYRK3 gene encoding dual specificity tyrosine-phosphorylation-regulated kinase 3 isoform X2, whose translation MVIDETKCPPCSNVLCNPEPPPPRRLNMTTEQFTRDHTQHCLDGGEMKVEQLFQEFGNRKSNTIQSDGISDSEKCSPTVSLKTVKPSSSSKAPKVVPLTPEQALKQYKNHLTAYEKLEITNYPEIYFVGPNAKKRHGVIGGPNNGGYDDADGAYIHVPRDHLAYRYEVLKIIGKGSFGQVARVYDHKLRQYVALKMVRSEKRFHRQAAEEIRILEHLKKQDKTGSMNVIHMLESFTFRNHVCMAFELLSMDLYELIKKNKFQGFSVQLVRKFAQSILQSLDALHKNKIIHCDLKPENILLKHHGRSSTKVIDFGSSCFEYQKLYTYIQSRFYRAPEIILGSRYSTPIDIWSFGCILAELLTGQPLFPGEDEGDQLACMMELLGMPPPKLLEQSKRAKYFINSKGIPRYCSVTTQADGRVVLVGGRSRRGKKRGPPGSKDWGTALKGCDDYLFIEFLKRCLHWDPSARLTPAQALRHPWISKSVPRPLATIDKVSGKRVVNPTSAFQGLGSKLPPVVGIANKLKANLMSETNGSIPLCSVLPKLIS comes from the coding sequence ATGACCACTGAGCAGTTTACAAGAGATCATACTCAGCACTGTTTGGATGGAGGTGAGATGAAGGTAGAACAGCTGTTTCAAGAATTTGGCAACAGAAAATCCAATACTATTCAGTCAGATGGTATCAGTGACTCTGAAAAATGCTCTCCTACAGTTAGCTTGAAAACAGTAAAACCCAGCAGTTCATCCAAGGCACCCAAAGTGGTGCCTCTGACTCCGGAACAAGCCCTGAAGCAATATAAAAACCACCTCACTGCCTATGAGAAGCTGGAAATCACTAATTATCCGGAAATTTACTTTGTAGGTCCAAATGCCAAAAAAAGACACGGAGTTATTGGTGGTCCTAATAATGGGGGTTATGACGATGCAGACGGAGCCTATATCCATGTACCTCGAGACCATCTAGCGTATCGATATGAGGTGCTGAAGATTATTGGTAAGGGGAGCTTTGGGCAGGTGGCCCGGGTGTATGATCACAAACTCCGACAGTACGTGGCCCTAAAAATGGTGCGCAGCGAGAAGCGCTTTCATCGCCAAGCAGCCGAGGAGATCCGGATTTTGGAGCATCTTAAAAAACAGGATAAAACTGGTAGTATGAACGTTATCCACATGCTGGAAAGTTTCACATTCCGAAACCATGTTTGCATGGCCTTTGAACTGCTGAGCATGGACCTTTATgagctgattaaaaaaaacaagtttcagGGTTTTAGCGTCCAGTTAGTACGCAAGTTTGCTCAGTCCATCTTGCAGTCCTTGGATGCCCTCCACAAAAATAAGATTATTCACTGTGATCTAAAGCCAGAAAACATTCTCCTGAAACACCACGGGCGCAGTTCGACTAAGGTCATTGACTTTGGGTCTAGCTGTTTTGAGTACCAGAAGCTTTACACATATATCCAGTCTCGGTTCTACAGAGCTCCAGAAATCATCTTAGGAAGCCGCTACAGCACACCTATTGACATATGGAGTTTTGGCTGCATCCTTGCAGAACTTTTAACAGGACAGCCTCTCTTCCCTGGAGAGGATGAAGGAGACCAGTTGGCCTGCATGATGGAGCTTCTAGGGATGCCACCACCAAAACTTCTGGAGCAATCCAAACGTGCCAAGTACTTTATTAACTCCAAGGGTATACCTCGCTACTGCTCCGTGACTACTCAGGCAGATGGAAGGGTTGTGCTTGTGGGGGGTCGCTCACGTAGGGGTAAAAAGCGGGGTCCCCCAGGCAGCAAAGACTGGGGGACAGCACTGAAAGGATGTGATGACTACTTGTTTATAGAGTTTTTGAAAAGGTGTCTTCACTGGGACCCCTCTGCCCGCCTGACCCCAGCTCAAGCGTTAAGACACCCTTGGATTAGCAAGTCTGTCCCCAGACCTCTCGCCACCATAGACAAGGTGTCAGGGAAACGTGTAGTTAATCCTACAAGTGCTTTCCAGGGATTGGGTTCTAAGCTGCCTCCGGTCGTTGGAATAGCCAATAAGCTTAAAGCTAACTTAATGTCAGAAACCAATGGTAGTATACCTCTATGCAGTGTATTGCCAAAACTGATTAGCTAG
- the DYRK3 gene encoding dual specificity tyrosine-phosphorylation-regulated kinase 3 isoform X3 has protein sequence MTTEQFTRDHTQHCLDGGEMKVEQLFQEFGNRKSNTIQSDGISDSEKCSPTVSLKTVKPSSSSKAPKVVPLTPEQALKQYKNHLTAYEKLEITNYPEIYFVGPNAKKRHGVIGGPNNGGYDDADGAYIHVPRDHLAYRYEVLKIIGKGSFGQVARVYDHKLRQYVALKMVRSEKRFHRQAAEEIRILEHLKKQDKTGSMNVIHMLESFTFRNHVCMAFELLSMDLYELIKKNKFQGFSVQLVRKFAQSILQSLDALHKNKIIHCDLKPENILLKHHGRSSTKVIDFGSSCFEYQKLYTYIQSRFYRAPEIILGSRYSTPIDIWSFGCILAELLTGQPLFPGEDEGDQLACMMELLGMPPPKLLEQSKRAKYFINSKGIPRYCSVTTQADGRVVLVGGRSRRGKKRGPPGSKDWGTALKGCDDYLFIEFLKRCLHWDPSARLTPAQALRHPWISKSVPRPLATIDKVSGKRVVNPTSAFQGLGSKLPPVVGIANKLKANLMSETNGSIPLCSVLPKLIS, from the coding sequence ATGACCACTGAGCAGTTTACAAGAGATCATACTCAGCACTGTTTGGATGGAGGTGAGATGAAGGTAGAACAGCTGTTTCAAGAATTTGGCAACAGAAAATCCAATACTATTCAGTCAGATGGTATCAGTGACTCTGAAAAATGCTCTCCTACAGTTAGCTTGAAAACAGTAAAACCCAGCAGTTCATCCAAGGCACCCAAAGTGGTGCCTCTGACTCCGGAACAAGCCCTGAAGCAATATAAAAACCACCTCACTGCCTATGAGAAGCTGGAAATCACTAATTATCCGGAAATTTACTTTGTAGGTCCAAATGCCAAAAAAAGACACGGAGTTATTGGTGGTCCTAATAATGGGGGTTATGACGATGCAGACGGAGCCTATATCCATGTACCTCGAGACCATCTAGCGTATCGATATGAGGTGCTGAAGATTATTGGTAAGGGGAGCTTTGGGCAGGTGGCCCGGGTGTATGATCACAAACTCCGACAGTACGTGGCCCTAAAAATGGTGCGCAGCGAGAAGCGCTTTCATCGCCAAGCAGCCGAGGAGATCCGGATTTTGGAGCATCTTAAAAAACAGGATAAAACTGGTAGTATGAACGTTATCCACATGCTGGAAAGTTTCACATTCCGAAACCATGTTTGCATGGCCTTTGAACTGCTGAGCATGGACCTTTATgagctgattaaaaaaaacaagtttcagGGTTTTAGCGTCCAGTTAGTACGCAAGTTTGCTCAGTCCATCTTGCAGTCCTTGGATGCCCTCCACAAAAATAAGATTATTCACTGTGATCTAAAGCCAGAAAACATTCTCCTGAAACACCACGGGCGCAGTTCGACTAAGGTCATTGACTTTGGGTCTAGCTGTTTTGAGTACCAGAAGCTTTACACATATATCCAGTCTCGGTTCTACAGAGCTCCAGAAATCATCTTAGGAAGCCGCTACAGCACACCTATTGACATATGGAGTTTTGGCTGCATCCTTGCAGAACTTTTAACAGGACAGCCTCTCTTCCCTGGAGAGGATGAAGGAGACCAGTTGGCCTGCATGATGGAGCTTCTAGGGATGCCACCACCAAAACTTCTGGAGCAATCCAAACGTGCCAAGTACTTTATTAACTCCAAGGGTATACCTCGCTACTGCTCCGTGACTACTCAGGCAGATGGAAGGGTTGTGCTTGTGGGGGGTCGCTCACGTAGGGGTAAAAAGCGGGGTCCCCCAGGCAGCAAAGACTGGGGGACAGCACTGAAAGGATGTGATGACTACTTGTTTATAGAGTTTTTGAAAAGGTGTCTTCACTGGGACCCCTCTGCCCGCCTGACCCCAGCTCAAGCGTTAAGACACCCTTGGATTAGCAAGTCTGTCCCCAGACCTCTCGCCACCATAGACAAGGTGTCAGGGAAACGTGTAGTTAATCCTACAAGTGCTTTCCAGGGATTGGGTTCTAAGCTGCCTCCGGTCGTTGGAATAGCCAATAAGCTTAAAGCTAACTTAATGTCAGAAACCAATGGTAGTATACCTCTATGCAGTGTATTGCCAAAACTGATTAGCTAG